In Ctenopharyngodon idella isolate HZGC_01 chromosome 1, HZGC01, whole genome shotgun sequence, a single genomic region encodes these proteins:
- the elf2b gene encoding ETS-related transcription factor Elf-2b isoform X2 has protein sequence MATSLHEGPANQLDLLIRAVEASVHGSSVHCSDKTIEAAEALLHMDSPSSLRGDRSPEVFVPPCINTSEFLHAAMRPDVLTETVVEVSTEDSEPMEVVTVLQEPEMLETEPTKRRKSGRKPKPHHISNGSPDLGIKKKSREGKGSTYLWEFLLDLLQDKNTCPRYIKWTQREKGIFKLVDSKAVSKLWGKHKNKPDMNYETMGRALRYYYQRGILAKVEGQRLVYQFKEMPKDIVVIDDDKCDPGDDVIGEKAYERVPPSSDTLLTTDLSKTPAILRGGGRTIVHPGSPKAKTALTASPVQRIVTVSTTTDPSQPSHATIIPNAPRTVRVAMQVPVVMTNSLGQKISTVAVQSANPSLFTTAPTNAGSPTGMNAPKVLIQTMPTMVPATAENGDRITVQLAKIITIPATQLTQCQLQAKPGTPTGINLMGAPLAVRALTPVSVAPGTQVVRLAVPAQQSPAQAKTQVPVSIQTQTQVPISIQTTSTPVAVQSPASVPVQIQVQQSQLSPKAKSAAQTSESKPNSTSEQDSLTQEAVEVVEEDSKPQFAAES, from the exons TGGAAGCATCAGTTCATGGCTCCAGTGTGCACTGCTCTGATAAAACCATCGAGGCTGCTGAAGCTCTTCTACACATGGACTCTCCCTCCAGTTTGCGTGGAGATCGGAGCCCAG AGGTGTTTGTGCCTCCATGTATCAATACTTCAGAGTTCCTGCATGCTGCTATGCGACCCGACGTGCTGACAGAGACGGTGGTGGAGGTCAGCACAGAGGATTCGGAGCCCATGGAGGTGGTTACAGTTCTTCAGGAACCTGAGATGCTGGAGACGGAGCCCACCAAGAGAAGAAAAT CTGGGCGGAAACCCAAACCCCATCACATTTCAAACGGATCTCCAGATCTGGGCATCAAGAAAAAGTCTAGGGAAGGGAAAG GAAGTACATACCTGTGGGAGTTCCTGTTGGACCTGCTGCAGGATAAGAACACCTGTCCCAGATACATTAAGTGGACACAGAGGGAGAAAGGCATCTTTAAGCTGGTGGACTCTAAAGCTGTGTCAAAGCTCTGGGGcaaacacaagaacaaacctgaCATGAACTATGAAACGATGGGCAGAGCGCTCAG gTATTACTATCAGAGAGGTATCTTGGCTAAAGTAGAGGGTCAGAGGTTGGTCTATCAGTTTAAGGAAATGCCTAAAGACATTGTCGTCATCGATGATGATAAGTGCGACCCTGGCGATGACGTAATCGGAGAGAAGGCCTATGAGCGCGTTCCTCCCTCATCTGACACACTATTGACGACTGACCTCTCCAAAACCCCTGCCATCTTGAGAGGGGGCGGCAGGACTATAGTCCACCCAGGCTCCCCAAAAGCTAAAACTGCACTTACTGCAAGTCCAGTTCAGCGCATCGTAACAGTCTCCACGACAACAGATCCATCACAGCCGTCTCATGCCACCATTATTCCCAATGCACCCAG GACTGTGCGGGTTGCTATGCAAGTGCCGGTGGTTATGACAAACTCCTTGGGACAGAAGATCTCCACAGTGGCCGTGCAGTCAGCAAACCCTTCGCTCTTCACCACAGCGCCCACCAATGCCGGCTCACCGACTGGCATGAACGCACCCAAGGTTCTAATCCAGACCATGCCAACGATGGTGCCCGCCACAGCAGAGAATGGTGACAGGATCACAGTTCAGCTCGCCAAGATAATCACCATCCCTGCAACCCAGCTCACGCAATGCCAGCTTCAGGCCAAACCGGGCACTCCCACAGGCATCAATCTGATGGGCGCCCCCCTCGCCGTCCGAGCCCTCACGCCCGTGTCTGTGGCGCCGGGGACGCAGGTGGTCAGACTGGCAGTTCCAGCCCAGCAGAGTCCTGCTCAGGCGAAGACACAGGTTCCCGTTTCAATCCAGACGCAAACTCAAGTCCCAATCTCCATTCAGACAACGTCTACTCCGGTCGCTGTACAGAGTCCGGCGTCAGTCCCAGTTCAGATCCAGGTTCAACAGAGCCAGCTCTCTCCAAAAGCAAAGAGCGCAGCCCAAACCTCAGAGTCCAAACCCAACAGCACTTCTGAGCAGGACAGTCTCACGCAGGAAGCAGTAGAGGTGGTAGAGGAAGATTCAAAACCACAGTTCGCAGCAGAGAGCTGA